TTGATGTAGGGCCGGTTCACGTCCTCCGGCATCGCCCAGTCGCCAGCCAGCCGCACGGCGTAAGGTATCACCCACTTGATGGTAAGGATTTTCCAGGTGCCCTTTTCCTTGATGTAGCCCATCTCGTAAATGCCGTTGACGAACGAGCGCCGCATCTTTTCCCCCATCGGCACAAAAATCCCCCCGAAAGCGTACCACCGCCCCCTGGCCGTCTTGCCGTTGGGGTCGATATCCACGATGCCGGCAATCTGCATCACCTGGTGCATAAATTCCGGCGGCGTCACCTTCATGAAGGAGAAGTACTGCTTCACGCCTTCCTTGCCCAGCCACTGCCCCTCCAGCCAGTCCAGCTTCACCTCCGGAGCATTGGCAAAACAGTCCACTATCTCCTGGTACATCATGTGCTCGACGTAATAGCCGTAGGCTTTTTGCAGCTTCTTGATAGCTTCGATGTCTTTGAGGACGGTCAGCTCCTTGGCCTGGGCTTTGACCGTTTTCTCCAGCGCCGCCACTCTTTTCAATAATGCCTCGTTATCCATGAAGTACCTCCTCAAAAACGCATAATCACGTAAATATGCTCGCGCGGGACGCTCTAGCCGCCCCGCATTTTCCGCAGCATCCCCTTGAGCGTCCGCCAGAGAGTGTTGGCATCATCCAGCTGGCTTTCCGGGACGGCGTTTTCCCCGTAGCGCACGCCTTTATACAGTCCGGTCAGGCTGTCCAGCGGCGGAGAGCTGTCCGGCGCGTAGCGCCGGAGGCGGTCGGCGTATTCATCGGCGGTCTCATGGCGGCGCCGTGTTATCCCGGACTTCCCCGCCTCCCATTGCAGGTGGCGGTAGATTTCCCGGATTTCCAGCCTCCGGTTGGGATTATCGTCGAAGTTGTATTTCGGCGCGCCCGCCTCTTTTCTTCTAAACCTGTTGCCCAGGTTGTTAAAAAACAGCTTCAAATCTTCGCGCAGGCCCTTCCAGCTGAAGATGGAATCGCGTACCTCTTCTATGGTATCCCGGGCGTGACGGACGCGGAAGCGGGAAATAGCTTTAGCCAGTATAAAAATGACCACCGCCGCGATAACCGCCACGATGACCCACTTGAAAATTATACCCCATATCGGTGAAATGTCCCCGGTGGTCACATCCTGGAAGGGCGAGCTGGACACGTTGTCCGATGTGTCTTCCTGCGACGGGCTTAATCGCCGGAGGAGATTGAGGAACCAGCGCATCACCCATGCGATGCCCTCCGCCGCGTAGGTAACCGGAATCAGTACGTACTCTAAAATCTTCCACAGGAACCCGAAAATGGTACCCGCGCCCCGGCCCACGCTATCGAAAAACTCGGGGGAGAGGGCGGAAGCGAGGCCGAACCCCACCAGCACCACCCCCCCGATTACTCCCAGCATCACCGGCGTCCAGCGCCAGACGGATGTCAGCCCCGCGTCCTCGCGCGGCATGGTGCTGCGCATGACGTACAGGTGACAGATGGCGATGGATATCAGCCCGAAGAAGAAAAATGCTATCACGTTGAACCCGATGCTCGCTCCCGGACTGTCCAGCTTATCGGAAACCGAGGTCAGCTGCCACAGGACTAACAGCACTATCAGGGCTACCATGCCGAGCACGAAGGTACGGTAAATGTCTTTAAAGATGGTGGTGGACTGCCCCAGGTTGATGCCCCGCCACCAGAGGTAAACCACCGCCGCTATGGCCGCGGCAATGGTATCCGGCTTGACTAAAGTGTGCCCCAGCACCTGCCAGGTATGGGTGAACCACCCGCCGCTCAGGAAGGCGTAGTCGCCCGCGTACTCGTAGCCGAGCACCAGCAGCATGGTCAACAGGCCGGCGCCGATGATGATGGCCTGGATGGCCCACATTTTAATCTTTAAATTGACCACCAGCCGGGTCACCAGCAGCGCCAGCGCCAGCACCAGGATAACCGTACCCAGGCCCATAATCGGGCGCGGCTCCCGGAACATCGGCAAAATGCCCAGCCAGTGCAGCCACGGGGCTACCCAGAAGGCTTCCATCAGGATTACCGCCAGCGGATAGAACACCCCCGCCATCCAGTCGAACTTTTTAACCGTACCCGTCGTCATTATCCCTGAAGCCTCACGCCTCTTTCAGTCCTATTTCCTGTACTAAATTCCAGGCGGTCTCATCGCTTACGCGGAAAATTGGCAGGTGGCCGGTAAGAGTTTCCTCCCCCTCTATAGGCGCGCCGCCCACCACCACCAGCGCCAGGCTGCGCCCCACCCGCCGCAGGTCCAGCAGCGCCGCCATCAGTTTTTCCTCCGGCTGCGCCGTAATCAGCAGCATGGTGCTGCCCCAGGGCAGGCTGCTGGCCACCTCCCGGATATGCCGGGTCATGGGCGTCGTTTCCACCTGGTGCAGCTGTGCCAGCGCTTCCAGTATGCGCGGCATCTGGTCCGGGTGCTGGCTGTGGGGCACGGAGACCATCCCCTGGGAAAAACGCGTTATCTGGTTGACGTACAGCCCCACCCGGAAACCGGTATTCAGCGCGTGCTGGGATATGGATGCCGCGGTGATAATGGAAAGCTCCTGGAGCTGGTAGTTGCTCCCCCATAAAGGCGCTTTCAGGGTGCGCACGTCCAGTAAAATGCTGATATCCACCGTCGTGGTGGGCTCGTAAATCTTGGTCTGGAGCCGGCCCAGCCGCGCCGTGCTTTTCCAGTGTATCCGCTTCAGGCTGTCGCCCGGCAGGTACTCGCGCACGCCGGCCGTGAGCACCGGGTCCTGGAATAAATGGTGCTTCAGCCGTATATCCCCGAAGAGCTGCTGCGAGGGTATCCCCAGCTTTTCCAGCGGCACCAGCCGGGGATAGACCATTAAATAGTCCTGCTGTTCTATCAGTTTTTCCCGGCGGAAAAACCCGAACAGGTCGCCGGAGCGCAGGCGCGTCGGCCCGAAGATGAAAGCGCCCCTTTCCCCGCAGTGCATGGGGAAGCGCCGCTTTACCCGGTGGTACATGCCGATGGGGAAGATGTTAGTGAGCGTGACCCGGTCGTCCACGGAGTCCGCCGCTTTGCCCTTGAGCAGCTTTACCCTCTCCGGCAGCTCGTCCTCCACCTGGAGCCAGGCCAGGGGCAGCGGCTTGCGGTTGACTATCTCTATCTCGAAGACGATATCTTCCCCGAAGAATACCTGGTTCTGGCTGAGCCGCCGTTTATACTCGATGCGGTGCAGGCAGTACTTGTTCCATAGCCTTGAAACGCCGCCGGTCAGGATAAACAGCAATGATACCAGCGCCAGCGGCACCTGGTGCAGCGCCAGGCTGATAATCAGGATTACTATTGCGATGTATAGCCAGTTATCGCCCCGCATCCTTTACCCCTCTCCCGCCGCGCCTTCCTCTTCCACCGGCACGAAAACGGAGTCTCTTATCTCTTTTAATGTCTGGTCGGCCTTTTGTCCGCGCAGCCGGCTTTCGGACTTGGGGATGATGCGGTGTACCAGCACCGGGGTCATTAAATATTTGATATCGTCCGGGATGACGAAAGCCCGTCCCCGGATGGCGGCCAGCGCCTGCGTGGCGTTATAGAGCGCCATCATGGCGCGCGGGCTGGCGCCCAGCTCCACCGCGGCGTGTTTCCTGGTGGCGTGCACCAGCCGGACGATGTAGTCCTCCACGTCCGGGGCGACATGCACCTCCCGGCAGAGTTTCTGCATCGCCATCAGCTCCTGGGCGGTGATTACCGCCGCCAGGTCGTCCAGGGGGTCGTTCTGGCGGAAACGGGAAAGTATCAGGCGGTCGTCCTCCTCGCTGGGGTAGCCCATCTGTATCTTCATTAAAAACCGGTCGAGCTGGGCTTCGGGCAGCGGGAAGGTGCCTTCCAGCTCGATGGGATTTTGCGTGGCCACCACCAGGAAGGGCCGGGGCAAAGGCCTGGTCTCTCCCTCGGTGGTAATCTGACGCTCCTGCATGGCTTCCAGCAGGGCCGACTGCGTTCTGGGGGTGGCGCGGTTGATTTCATCCGCCAGGACGATTTGCGACATTACCGGCCCGGCGCGGTACTCGAAGTCCGCCGTTTTCTGGTTGAAGATGTACGTTCCGGTGATATCGGAAGGCAGCAGGTCCGGCGTGCACTGGATGCGACGGAAGCTGCACCCCAGCGATTTTGATAAAGACTTGGCCAGTACCGTCTTGCCCAGCCCCGGCACGTCCTCCAGCAGAATATGCCCCTCGCAGAGCAGGGCGACGATGGTGAGCTCCACCACTTCCCCCTTCCCAACGATTACGCGTTCCACGTTGGCCTTTATCTTTTCCGCCGCGTCCTTGATCTTTTGAACGTCTTTTTCTTCCATCTCGCCACCGCTTTCTGAATAATATATCGTATTTTGAATATTATAACAGTTTAACTATTACGATGCTATTAGATGTCGTACTCGTCCTCGATACTGCCCACCATCTGCTCCAGGATATCTTCCAGCGTGAGGAGCCCGCGGATATCCCCTTCGCCGTTCAGCACCAGCGCCTGGTGCATCCGGCGGCTCTTGAAGTTCCGCAGCTGGGTGTTGATTTTCTTGTTCTCCGGTATAAAGTAAGGCGGCCTTATCAGCTTCTGCATCGTGCTCAGTTTTTTGCTGCCCTTTTTCCCCAGCAGGTCTTTGGAGTGAATGAAGCCGATTATTTCCTGGCTTTTGCCCAGCCGCACCGGGTAGCGGGAGTAGCCGTAGCGCTTGACGGTTTTCAGCGCCTGGTCAATGGTATAGTCGGACCGCAGCGTGACCATGCGTTTGCGGGGAATCATCACGTCGGCTACGGATTTATCGTTCAGCGTGAATATCTTGGAAAGCATCTCCTTTTCCTCGCCGGATATGGAGCCGTCCTCCCAGCTCAGGTCTATCAGCGTTTTGACCTCCCCTTCCGTGACGATGTTGCGGCGCGTGCGGGAAATATCTATGCCCACCAGCAGCAGCAGCTTGCGCACTAAAAAGGTCACGGCGGTGGTGATGGGCTGGAAAATAGTCATGATTACCCTGACCACCGGCGCCGTGAGGAAGGAAATGCGCTCGGCGTGGTAGCGGGCGTACACCTTGGGCGTAATCTCCGCGAAGATGAGGATGATGACCGTCAGCCCGGCGGTGACGTAAATGATGCCGGCGTCCCCCCATAGT
This Dehalococcoidales bacterium DNA region includes the following protein-coding sequences:
- a CDS encoding nuclear transport factor 2 family protein; translation: MDNEALLKRVAALEKTVKAQAKELTVLKDIEAIKKLQKAYGYYVEHMMYQEIVDCFANAPEVKLDWLEGQWLGKEGVKQYFSFMKVTPPEFMHQVMQIAGIVDIDPNGKTARGRWYAFGGIFVPMGEKMRRSFVNGIYEMGYIKEKGTWKILTIKWVIPYAVRLAGDWAMPEDVNRPYINGEFHGPKPDVPIDLNDGRYLSGYIFPFHYKHPVTGQETSEAEKNARLFQLKKKKE
- a CDS encoding DUF4129 domain-containing protein produces the protein MTTGTVKKFDWMAGVFYPLAVILMEAFWVAPWLHWLGILPMFREPRPIMGLGTVILVLALALLVTRLVVNLKIKMWAIQAIIIGAGLLTMLLVLGYEYAGDYAFLSGGWFTHTWQVLGHTLVKPDTIAAAIAAVVYLWWRGINLGQSTTIFKDIYRTFVLGMVALIVLLVLWQLTSVSDKLDSPGASIGFNVIAFFFFGLISIAICHLYVMRSTMPREDAGLTSVWRWTPVMLGVIGGVVLVGFGLASALSPEFFDSVGRGAGTIFGFLWKILEYVLIPVTYAAEGIAWVMRWFLNLLRRLSPSQEDTSDNVSSSPFQDVTTGDISPIWGIIFKWVIVAVIAAVVIFILAKAISRFRVRHARDTIEEVRDSIFSWKGLREDLKLFFNNLGNRFRRKEAGAPKYNFDDNPNRRLEIREIYRHLQWEAGKSGITRRRHETADEYADRLRRYAPDSSPPLDSLTGLYKGVRYGENAVPESQLDDANTLWRTLKGMLRKMRGG
- a CDS encoding DUF58 domain-containing protein yields the protein MRGDNWLYIAIVILIISLALHQVPLALVSLLFILTGGVSRLWNKYCLHRIEYKRRLSQNQVFFGEDIVFEIEIVNRKPLPLAWLQVEDELPERVKLLKGKAADSVDDRVTLTNIFPIGMYHRVKRRFPMHCGERGAFIFGPTRLRSGDLFGFFRREKLIEQQDYLMVYPRLVPLEKLGIPSQQLFGDIRLKHHLFQDPVLTAGVREYLPGDSLKRIHWKSTARLGRLQTKIYEPTTTVDISILLDVRTLKAPLWGSNYQLQELSIITAASISQHALNTGFRVGLYVNQITRFSQGMVSVPHSQHPDQMPRILEALAQLHQVETTPMTRHIREVASSLPWGSTMLLITAQPEEKLMAALLDLRRVGRSLALVVVGGAPIEGEETLTGHLPIFRVSDETAWNLVQEIGLKEA
- a CDS encoding MoxR family ATPase; amino-acid sequence: MEEKDVQKIKDAAEKIKANVERVIVGKGEVVELTIVALLCEGHILLEDVPGLGKTVLAKSLSKSLGCSFRRIQCTPDLLPSDITGTYIFNQKTADFEYRAGPVMSQIVLADEINRATPRTQSALLEAMQERQITTEGETRPLPRPFLVVATQNPIELEGTFPLPEAQLDRFLMKIQMGYPSEEDDRLILSRFRQNDPLDDLAAVITAQELMAMQKLCREVHVAPDVEDYIVRLVHATRKHAAVELGASPRAMMALYNATQALAAIRGRAFVIPDDIKYLMTPVLVHRIIPKSESRLRGQKADQTLKEIRDSVFVPVEEEGAAGEG
- a CDS encoding CNNM domain-containing protein, yielding MDHLGIAPQISLIILMIVLLACSAFFSGTETALMTVNRIRLRKVAKKHILAGKIVEGILDKPDRLISTILLGNNLVNVAMSAIATALALSLWGDAGIIYVTAGLTVIILIFAEITPKVYARYHAERISFLTAPVVRVIMTIFQPITTAVTFLVRKLLLLVGIDISRTRRNIVTEGEVKTLIDLSWEDGSISGEEKEMLSKIFTLNDKSVADVMIPRKRMVTLRSDYTIDQALKTVKRYGYSRYPVRLGKSQEIIGFIHSKDLLGKKGSKKLSTMQKLIRPPYFIPENKKINTQLRNFKSRRMHQALVLNGEGDIRGLLTLEDILEQMVGSIEDEYDI